The nucleotide window GTCTGGTTTAAACAAGGTCATGCATCAAGCCCTCTCTAACCTGTAGAGGAAAATTGCCTTGCAAAGTATCACATGAACATATTGTATAATGaaaatcttttgaaaatataacgcACAAAAACTGATTATTTTACCTACATATGGTAAGATATCGTGGTGCCATGCGTTTTTATTAATACTCCTCGTTGTATAATGTGAATATACTTTGGGGTGTCTTTAGACTAAATTTTAATGTGATATGGCTAATACGTTTACATGTAAGGGTagtcatttgtcggaaccgattAAATAAAATGACAGTAACAAATAGCTCCCTTACAACATGTCATACATTTTGCGTTATATTTTCACCTTCTAAACAACTAATTGATCATACAAAACATGGTACTTATTATAtgttcatgaaaagtataaagcATACAATATAACGATTTTTCTTAGTTGTTAATATCTATCTGAGCTGAAAGCCGTATCATTTTCTTATGTATTAGCGATGCAGAACATATAGTTGCCACGgaatagaaaaatttagaaCTTCAAGTTAGGTCGCTAGAGAGTGAAGTAGCGAGCTCGAGTAAGCTTGTAACCGcagtgaaaaagttttttacgGAAGGTCAGATTATGAAGctgattgtaaataaaaatatacattgtcATGGTCAGACATTTCATCGGCCGTTATCTTACATGCATCAGGACCGAGAGCATATAGGCATTTGCTAAAAAATGGTTATCCTCTTCCGTGTGTGGCCACTTTGAATAACTGGGtgcgaaaattgaaaatggatgAAGGGCTTTTAGAAAATGTGATTAAACTTATGGAACATAGTAAATTAAGTAAACAGGAACGGATCTGTGTGCTCTCCATAGATGAGATGAAAATAGCTTCATGCTATGAGTATGATCCGATGGAGAGAGTCGTGAGAAAACCATCAAACTATGTGCAATTTGTATTCGTTCGAGGATTGGTGTCCTCATGGAAGCAACctattttttatggatttgagtataaaataaagaaaaatacattgGAGAACATAATCTCAAAACTATATTCAGCAGACTTTACAGTCGTTGGAGTCGTTTCGGACATGGGGCCTTCTAATCAAGCAATGTGGAAAGATATCGGTATCTCAACTTGTAAGTGgtatattattatgtttttatgaGAATGCTAGAATGTTTcttaatttacaataatttaaccctcgtcgagaccaacggtctgatacacttagtcgagaccaatggtgcttggctaggcccctatgtgtttacatacatttgtatggaaatatgtgttgtatttacgctcatatatgtacaatatagatagatttttgaaatttcttacctctcaatttgattgaaatcaaatttacCGCTTTGTTCACACTTGGCGTAGcaaaagcgttcacaaaaaatgtaacattttgagaaaaaatacattttttcttaaccttttaaagcgctctagcggctaaagtatttgacgtaTTTGACTTAggttggtcaaataaattgcaccggttgggtaatttaaagagctttcagGAAATGTATAAATCCAAGGCCCAATTGCCCCCAAGGCCCCACCGGGGGCGTGGCAATAAGCGAAAATGGGTTCTCACCATGTCCCCCCCTTTGTTTCACTACAGTTGGAgaggtatggggccgggggagaTCCAAACcattttgcgagttagttcgcCCCTGGGGCTTTCAGGGAAGCCCTCAACCTTCCCTCTATCTCTACCAGGGGCGTCgcaatagcgttcacaaaaaatgtaacagtttgagaaaaaatacattttttcttaacctttaaaacgctctagcggctaaagtatttgacctagataaacatacaaaccaatttggacatgtaatgaacatgaaaacagataaattaaccgtgcgaagtgatagaaacattccaaagttcatatattttcatacaaaacatatggggtctagccaagcaccattggtctcgactaaggtgtaatattataacatccttttttcgtccttttcgatacgatatccttgaattttttttctgattcTATAGACAATAACAATTCTAGGAAGCTACGTGGAAGCGCAAGTCGTTTGTTACACTCctagaatatatttaaataacatttaaaaacaaaaataatgccCTGGCCAGCCCAGTGGGGTCTCGACGAGGGTGTGAAACTAATTtgggtgggggggggggggggtggatacatacataacgggtgatttttttgaggttcggATTTTCtggcattagtatttgacagatcacgtgggatttcagacatggtgtcaaagagaaagaggcgcagtatgctttgacatttcatcatgaatagacttactacacgagcaacgcttgcaaatcattgaattttattataccaaaatcagtgttcggtctttttcttttttagcgacaaattttgtttcagcgatgaggctcatttctggtttgaatggctacgtaaataagcaaaattgccgcatttggggcgaAGAGCAACCacaagccgttcaagaactgcccatggcattcccgaaaaatgcactgtttggtgtgttttttgtacgctggtggaatcattggacccgtattttttcaaagatgctgttggacgcaacgttacgttGAATgtgcgatcgctatcgttcgggatgctaacaaacttttttgttgccaaaaatggaagaactgaacttggttgacatgtggttttcacaagaatggcgctacatgccacacatcTCTCGCGATTCTactggccattttgagggaaaacttcggacaacaatgcATCTCAATAAATTGGatcccgtaagttggccaccagaGATCCAATGCctatttaacgcctttagataatttttgtggggctaagtcaagtctaaagtctacagaaataagccagcaactattccagctttggaagacaacatttccgaagaaattcgggctagtccggccgaaatgctcgaaaaagttgcccaaaattggactttccgaatggaccacctaagacgcagccgcggtcaacatttaaatgaaattatcttcaaaaagtaaatgtcatgaaccaatctaacgtttcaaataaagaaccgatgagattttgcaaattttatgcgtttttttttttttttaaagttatcaagctcttaaaaaatcaccctttataaaggATTTTACAATGTAGTGATAATTAAATGCTTTTACTATGTAGTGACAATTAAATGCTTTTACAATGTAGTGATCCTTACTCGTTGACGGGTTTTTCCAGAAGAAAGCATAAACTCAAAGTTGTAGTGTTTGATGCCTTGCCTTTTCAAACGAATGTAAGTGTAAAGCGACGATACGATTAAAGGCAACATCAGGATAGCATACGGttgcattttaaaagtaatagatCATGGTGTTGCCACAGTACTCCCCTCCTAGTGAGTCGTTGGAAGGTGTTATGAACGCTGGCTTCAAGCGGTCAACagaaactttttggtttttgccTGCGTTTAACCTCAACTATGAAATGAGTTCGATGTGCGCTTGGACGGCCTTGTAATGGACCTCGGTACGGTGGTGACAACGATGGTTTAACAGAATCATCTCGAATGAAGACGTGCTCGCATGTCTTGAGGCCACTGTGAACAAATGGTGTCTTTGTAGTGTGCCAGGCTGTATCTACAGGGCGAATATCCTGCATAATGCGCCGTAACTCTCGCACGGTTTCTGATTCGTCGGCTGGTCCACGCTGCTCGATGAAGAAGTCCGAAGGAAGTCGTAGCGGTGTACCATACACCAGCTCTGCGGGCGTAGAGCCAATGTCGACTTTGAAGGCAGAGTGAAGACCTGGTAGGATAAGCGGCAGATATGTTGTCCATTGGTCTACCTTGTGGCAGAGTATGGCAGATTTAAGTGTTCGATGCCACCGTTCTATAAGTCCGTTACCTTGTGGGTGGTACGGTGTTGTCCTCAAGTGCGACACGCCGAGCCATTGGAGTAGCTGCTGAAACAGGGCGCTCTCAAATTGTCGGCCGAGGTCCGACGTAATATCCGAAGGCACTCCAAAGCGTGCGATCCAGCCGTTTACCAAAGCCCTAGCCACGATCGGTGCTGTCATGTTCGGAACAGGGAATGCCTCTGGCCATCGGGTAAAGCGGTCGATCACAGTTAGGCAGTACCTGTTGCCCTCCGACAGTGGAAACGGTCCAACGATGTCGATGTGCAAGTGTCCAAAACGTGTCGACGTTGCAGAATACTCGAATTATGTCGGATGACCTTGATTCGCTGACATTGTAAGCAAGTTTTTGCATAAGCCCTGCTGTCACGTTGAATTCCTGGCCACACAAATCGCTCCACCATGAGCCTGACGGTGGCTCGTATGCCAGGGTGTGATAGGTTGTGCGTAGATTGCAGAAATACTTGACGAAATTTCGAAGTTACAAAGGGACGAAATCGACCTGTAGACACATCACAAACCACTTTCTTGATGTTGAAAGgtaatggaaaacttttaagttttagtGAATGATGAACTTTACCGGATAAGTATGACTGCAATTCGTTATCTTTTTGTTGATCATCCGCAAGTGCATCGTAATTGATAGTAGCAGCCGTGACTGTATCCGCGAAAGTAGATCGGCTGCGACATTCTCTTCCCCTTTAACATGCCGAATATCAGTTGTGATTTGAGAAATGAAGTCCAACTGTCTGACTTGGCGATCTGATGCTTTGTGTAACTGCTGACGAAACGCTAAAGTAAGCGGCTTGTGGTCGGTATACACATGGCAGAGTCGACCTTCCACCATGTAACGAAAGTAGCGCATAGCCAAGTAGAGTGCGGTGAGTTCGCGATCGTAGGTGCTGTAGCGTGTTTCCGCTGGAGAGAATTTGCGCGAAAAAAATCCAAGAGGTTGGAGGTCCCCGTTGACTACTTGATTTAAAACTGCCCCAGCTGCGAAGTCGGATGCGTCTACCCAAAGCGACAGCTCTGCGTTGGGTAGAGGGTGTGCTAGAACAGCGCAGTTCGCAAGTTGGTTTTTACAGGCCTCAAAATGGCGTACGGCGTCTTCTGTCCAAATGAGCTTGCGATTATCGTTTTTCTTGTTGCCGGGCACCATCGCAAAAATAGAGCTTTGATGCTGTAACGCATTGGGCAAAAATCTGCGGTAGAAGTTAAGTGTGGCGAGAAAGCGTTTAAGCTCCTTTGCTACAGTAGGTAGCTTAAAGTGTGTTATCGCTTCGACGCGGCTGCGGAGCGGGCTTATACCATCCTTGGTGATCGAATGACCAAGGATACCCAATTCCGTAACGCCAAACTGTGATTTTGAAACATTAATCTTtgatttgtaattttgtaatcgACGAAACGCCATTCGGAGATGTTCCTGGTGCTCTTCAGTTGATTTGGATGCGATACAAACGTCGTCTAAATACGTAAATGCGAAGTACAATCCTCTAAACACCTCATTGATTAGTCGCTGGAAGGTTTGTGCGGCGTTCCGCAAACCGAAGGTCATATGGGTAAATTCAAATAACCCAAAGGGTGTCGTAATTGCTGTTTTACAGATGTCATCAGGGTGTATTGGCACCTGGTGGAAGGCTTTTTGCAGATCAATTTTAGAAAAGATTGTCTTACCTGCTAAAACCGTTGAGAAATCTTGCAGAATGGTAGCGGTCCGTCAGCTTTCCGAACGAGGTGGAGCGGGCTCGCCCAGCTGCTTTTTGAAGGGCGACAAATGCCGAGGTTGATTAGTAATTCGAACTCGGCGCGTGCAGCGGCGAGCTTCTCCGGTGATAGACGTCGTGGCCTGGCAGAAACAGGTTGACCGATGGTAGTGATTTGATGAACTATGGAAGCGTCTGTTCGACTGCCTGGCGCTGGTGGACACGTGAGTTCTAAAAATTCCTTCAGAATACCTGAGAATTTTTGCGAAGCGTTGATTGTtgagattttcgaaaattggcCTTGCGTTACTATACACGGTGATTTAAGCGATGTTGTGCGATCGACAAGACGCTGGCCTTGCAAATCGACAATCAAGCCATAGTACCCAAGAAAATCGGCACCAAGAATGGCTTGCGATACGTCTGCGACAATAAAATTCCAGAGGAATTCCCTCCGCAGGTTAAGATTAAGTTTAAGCATGACTTCACCGTAACTGGATACGGTGGAGCCATTCGCGGCAAACAGGAGTGTTGATGATGGGTGAGCATGAGCTAATTTTGTTGACTTGGGTATGACAGAGACATCTGCACCTGAGTCTATGAGAAATTTCATTTTCGCTGATGTATCGTAAGTAGATGCAGAGTCGATAGCTCCTTTGTATATCAGGGTATTTGCCGAGCCCTGATACTGGATTAGCTTCGCCCACCTACTCGACGATTTGAGGCGGCGACTGTGTGAATGTACACGGCTGTCGACACTTTGTGGCGTTTGCCCCGAATTTCGTATGGTACCAGCACAAGCACGGTACATTGAGCGTGCCTCTTCTGCTGCGTGAGGCACTTGAAGATGTAGAGCGCTGTTGTGTGCACTCTAGATTGATTGACCTTCTTTGTTAAAGCAGCGACTTCAGCTCGAAGATTCGACCACTCATCTGGAAACGACGGTTCGGTGCTAACCTCGCAAATCTGGTTACCAACTTTCATCTCTAAGCACTCTGAGATGGAATCCGCGATTTTTATCTTCTCACCGATAGGAGCGTTTGTCGCGATAATGGCCGCCTGGGCGTACGGCGGTAAACGACTAACCCACATATCGTGCTGAATGCTCTCGCTGAGTGCGGGTCCAGCAGTGCGTCGCATCTCGTGATACAACTCGCTGGGTCTACGATCGCCCAGCGGTAGCTCCTTTAAAACCCGTTGGAGGCGGCGCTGCTGGCTTTCGgtgaaaatatcaataattttccGCTGAATATACCCGTATTTATCTGTAAGAGGCGTGTCGTCGATAATAGTGCGCATTTCAATTAGTTTTGCCGGAGCCACACTTGCTAACACAATGTTAAATTTCACTGAATCGTCAAAAACTCGCGAGGCTTCAAACCAGAAACCTAGCGAATAAAAATATGCCTCGATGTTATCCTCTGACACCGAGGGCAGCGGAAGTCTGGGCGAAACGTTTTGTGTTGAAATATACTCGACACCGCTGCTTCCACCTGAAACGGCCATGCTATCATTCATCATGTCACTGGAATCCGGAAAATCGATGATCTAAGCTGCACTGTTCACGCCTTTGTACGTGCACGTGATGAAAAAGGAAGATGGCACAGGATCGCGATCGCGTTGAGCACTGGAGTACGCTGAACACCGGATTAATCTGGGCGCTGAATTACCTCTGGTcgtcggggtcaccaattaAAGGATTTTACAATGTAGTGATAATTAAATGCTTTTACTATGTAGTGACAATTAAATGCTTTTACAATGTAGTGATCCTTACTCGTTGACGGGTTTTTCCAGAACAAAGCATAAACTCAAAGTTGTAGTGTTTGATGCCTTGCCTTTTCAAACGAATGTAAGTGTAAAGCGACGATACGATTAAAGGCAACATCAGGATAGCATACGGttgcattttaaaagtaatagatcatagtgttgccacatatatt belongs to Bactrocera dorsalis isolate Fly_Bdor chromosome 1, ASM2337382v1, whole genome shotgun sequence and includes:
- the LOC125777441 gene encoding uncharacterized protein LOC125777441; this encodes MKFLIDSGADVSVIPKSTKLAHAHPSSTLLFAANGSTVSSYGEVMLKLNLNLRREFLWNFIVADVSQAILGADFLGYYGLIVDLQGQRLVDRTTSLKSPCIVTQGQFSKISTINASQKFSGILKEFLELTCPPAPGSRTDASIVHQITTIGQPVSARPRRLSPEKLAAARAEFELLINLGICRPSKSSWASPLHLVRKADGPLPFCKISQRF